One genomic window of [Clostridium] scindens ATCC 35704 includes the following:
- the rnpM gene encoding RNase P modulator RnpM yields MRKCVGCQEMKSKKEMIRVIRTAEGEFLLDSTGRKNGRGAYICPAKECLEKARKSKGLERSFKQSIPEEVYDALEKEMDILESE; encoded by the coding sequence ATGCGCAAGTGCGTGGGCTGTCAGGAAATGAAGAGTAAAAAAGAGATGATTCGTGTTATCAGGACTGCCGAGGGCGAATTTCTTCTGGATTCCACCGGAAGGAAGAATGGGCGCGGAGCATACATCTGTCCGGCCAAAGAATGCCTGGAAAAAGCCAGGAAGAGCAAAGGCCTGGAACGTTCATTCAAGCAGTCCATTCCGGAAGAAGTATATGATGCGCTGGAAAAGGAGATGGATATACTTGAATCAGAATAA
- the nusA gene encoding transcription termination factor NusA — MNTELLEALNILEEEKDISKETLLDAIENSLLNACKNHFGKADNIKLIMDRTTCDYQLFAEKTVVEDVEDKLEQISLEDAKEIDSQYELGDIVQIPIESKSFGRIATQNAKNLILQKIREEERKVVYDQYFEKEKDIVTGIVQRYVGKNISINLGKADAMLTENEQVKGEVFKPTERIKLYVVEVKNTTKGPKILVSRTHPELVKRLFESEVIEVKEGIVEIKSIAREAGSRTKIAVWSNDPDVDPVGACVGMNGARVNAIVNELRGEKIDIINWSDNPAILIENALSPAKVISVMADPDEKAASVIVPDYQLSLAIGKEGQNARLAARLTGYKIDIKSETQAIESGELPENYMELSEGVYEEEMYEEPYEEDYEEGYEEDAYPEDEIEFEEVDDTEE; from the coding sequence ATGAACACAGAATTATTAGAAGCGTTGAATATTTTGGAAGAGGAAAAGGATATCAGCAAAGAGACTTTGCTGGATGCTATCGAGAATTCTCTGCTGAATGCCTGCAAGAATCATTTTGGCAAGGCTGATAATATCAAATTAATCATGGACAGAACCACCTGTGACTATCAACTCTTTGCTGAGAAGACGGTAGTGGAAGATGTGGAGGATAAGTTAGAGCAGATCAGCCTGGAAGATGCAAAAGAGATCGACAGCCAGTATGAACTTGGCGATATTGTGCAGATCCCCATCGAGTCCAAGTCATTTGGCCGTATTGCCACGCAGAATGCCAAGAACCTGATCCTGCAGAAGATCCGCGAGGAAGAGAGGAAAGTCGTGTATGACCAGTATTTCGAGAAAGAGAAAGATATCGTCACAGGTATTGTTCAGCGTTATGTTGGCAAGAATATCAGCATCAATCTTGGCAAGGCGGACGCGATGCTGACAGAAAACGAGCAGGTGAAGGGCGAGGTATTCAAGCCTACCGAACGTATCAAATTATACGTAGTGGAAGTAAAGAACACGACCAAGGGGCCAAAGATTCTGGTTTCACGCACGCATCCGGAATTGGTAAAGCGTCTGTTTGAATCCGAGGTGATCGAGGTTAAGGAAGGAATCGTGGAGATTAAGAGCATTGCGCGAGAGGCAGGAAGCAGGACGAAGATTGCCGTATGGTCCAACGATCCGGACGTAGATCCGGTAGGCGCATGCGTCGGCATGAACGGGGCCAGAGTCAATGCCATCGTCAATGAACTGCGAGGCGAGAAGATCGACATTATTAACTGGAGCGACAATCCGGCTATCTTGATTGAGAATGCGTTAAGCCCGGCAAAGGTCATTTCTGTAATGGCCGATCCGGATGAGAAGGCGGCCAGTGTTATCGTCCCGGATTACCAGTTATCGCTGGCAATCGGCAAGGAGGGGCAGAACGCAAGGCTTGCTGCAAGGCTTACAGGATATAAGATCGACATCAAGAGCGAGACACAGGCCATCGAGTCAGGCGAACTTCCGGAGAACTATATGGAATTAAGCGAAGGCGTATATGAAGAAGAGATGTACGAAGAGCCTTATGAAGAAGATTACGAGGAAGGATATGAGGAAGACGCGTATCCGGAAGATGAGATAGAATTTGAAGAAGTAGATGATACAGAGGAATAG
- a CDS encoding L7Ae/L30e/S12e/Gadd45 family ribosomal protein codes for MNQNKILSLIGLATKAGRTVSGEFSTEKEVKSGRAALVIVADDASDNTKKKFKNMCDFYHVPIYFYKDKDTLGHAMGKQFRASLAILDEGFAKGIRKHMDTEENTIA; via the coding sequence TTGAATCAGAATAAGATACTGTCGCTCATTGGTCTGGCCACAAAGGCAGGAAGGACGGTAAGCGGGGAGTTCAGTACGGAAAAGGAAGTAAAATCCGGCAGGGCAGCTTTGGTGATCGTTGCCGATGATGCGTCTGATAACACGAAGAAAAAATTCAAAAACATGTGTGACTTTTATCACGTGCCAATCTATTTTTATAAAGATAAAGATACCTTGGGGCATGCAATGGGAAAACAGTTCCGGGCGTCCCTTGCGATATTGGATGAGGGATTTGCAAAAGGAATCAGGAAGCATATGGATACAGAAGAGAACACAATTGCATAG